Proteins encoded together in one Meles meles chromosome 7, mMelMel3.1 paternal haplotype, whole genome shotgun sequence window:
- the CHD4 gene encoding chromodomain-helicase-DNA-binding protein 4 isoform X5 — translation MASGLGSPSPCSAGSEEEDMDALLNNSLPPPHPENEEDPEEDLSEAETPKLKKKKKPKKPRDPKIPKSKRQKKELGDSSGEGPEFVEEEEEVALRSDSEGSDYTPGKKKKKKLGPKKEKKSKSKRKEEEEEDDDDDDSKEPKSSAQLLEDWGMEDIDHVFSEEDYRTLTNYKAFSQFVRPLIAAKNPKIAVSKMMMVLGAKWREFSTNNPFKGSSGASVAAAAAAAVAVVESMVTATEVAPPPPPVEVPIRKAKTKEGKGPNARRKPKGSPRVPDAKKPKPKKVAPLKIKLGGFGSKRKRSSSEDDDLDVESDFDDASINSYSVSDGSTSRSSRSRKKLRTTKKKKKGEEEVTAVDGYETDHQDYCEVCQQGGEIILCDTCPRAYHMVCLDPDMEKAPEGKWSCPHCEKEGIQWEAKEDNSEGEEILEEVGGDPEEEDDHHMEFCRVCKDGGELLCCDTCPSSYHIHCLNPPLPEIPNGEWLCPRCTCPALKGKVQKILIWKWGQPPSPTPVPRPPDADPNTPSPKPLEGRPERQFFVKWQGMSYWHCSWVSELQLELHCQVMFRNYQRKNDMDEPPSGDFGGDEEKSRKRKNKDPKFAEMEERFYRYGIKPEWMMIHRILNHSVDKKGHVHYLIKWRDLPYDQASWESEDVEIQDYDLFKQSYWNHRELMRGEEGRPGKKLKKVKLRKLERPPETPTVDPTVKYERQPEYLDATGGTLHPYQMEGLNWLRFSWAQGTDTILADEMGLGKTVQTAVFLYSLYKEGHSKGPFLVSAPLSTIINWEREFEMWAPDMYVVTYVGDKDSRAIIRENEFSFEDNAIRGGKKASRMKKEASVKFHVLLTSYELITIDMAILGSIDWACLIVDEAHRLKNNQSKFFRVLNGYSLQHKLLLTGTPLQNNLEELFHLLNFLTPERFHNLEGFLEEFADIAKEDQIKKLHDMLGPHMLRRLKADVFKNMPSKTELIVRVELSPMQKKYYKYILTRNFEALNARGGGNQVSLLNVVMDLKKCCNHPYLFPVAAMEAPKMPNGMYDGSALIRASGKLLLLQKMLKNLKEGGHRVLIFSQMTKMLDLLEDFLEHEGYKYERIDGGITGNMRQEAIDRFNAPGAQQFCFLLSTRAGGLGINLATADTVIIYDSDWNPHNDIQAFSRAHRIGQNKKVMIYRFVTRASVEERITQVAKKKMMLTHLVVRPGLGSKTGSMSKQELDDILKFGTEELFKDEATDGGGDNKEGEDSSVIHYDDKAIERLLDRNQDETEDTELQGMNEYLSSFKVAQYVVREEEMGEEEEVEREIIKQEESVDPDYWEKLLRHHYEQQQEDLARNLGKGKRIRKQVNYNDGSQEDRDWQDDQSDNQSDYSVASEEGDEDFDERSEAPRRPSRKGLRNDKDKPLPPLLARVGGNIEVLGFNARQRKAFLNAIMRYGMPPQDAFTTQWLVRDLRGKSEKEFKAYVSLFMRHLCEPGADGAETFADGVPREGLSRQHVLTRIGVMSLIRKKVQEFEHVNGRWSMPELAEVEENKKMSQPGSPSPKTPTPSTPGDTQPNTPAPAPPAEDGIKIEENSLKEEESAEGEKEVKSAAPEATVECTQPPAPASEDEKVLVEPPEGEEKVEKAEVKERTEEPMETEPKGVADVEKVEEKSAVDLTPIVVEDKEEKKEEEEKKEVMLQNGETPKDLNDEKQKKNIKQRFMFNIADGGFTELHSLWQNEERAATVTKKTYEIWHRRHDYWLLAGIINHGYARWQDIQNDPRYAILNEPFKGEMNRGNFLEIKNKFLARRFKLLEQALVIEEQLRRAAYLNMSEDPSHPSMALNTRFAEVECLAESHQHLSKESMAGNKPANAVLHKGILKQLEELLSDMKADVTRLPATIARIPPVAVRLQMSERNILSRLANRAPEPTPQQVAQQQ, via the exons ATGGCGTCGGGCCTGGGCTCCCCGTCCCCCTGCTCGGCGGGCAGCGAGGAGGAAGATATGGATGCACTTTTGAACAACAgcttgcccccaccccacccag aaaatgaAGAGGACCCAGAAGAGGATTTGTCAGAAGCAGAGACTCCAAAgctcaagaagaagaaaaagcctaAGAAACCTCGGGACCCTAAAATCCCTAAGAGCAAGCGCCAAAAAAAGGAG CTGGGGGACAGCTCTGGGGAGGGGCCGGAGtttgtggaggaggaggaagaggtggcTCTGCGCTCAGACAGTGAGGGCAGCGACTATACCCCtggcaagaagaaaaagaagaagcttggacctaagaaagaaaagaagagcaaatccaagcggaaggaagaggaggaggaggatgacgatgatgatgattcAAAG GAGCCTAAATCATCCGCTCAGCTCCTGGAAGACTGGGGCATGGAAGACATTGACCATGTGTTCTCAGAGGAGGATTATCGCACCCTCACCAACTACAAGGCCTTCAGCCAGTTTGTCCG ACCCCTCATTGCTGCCAAAAACCCCAAGATTGCTGTCTCCAAGATGATGATGGTTTTGGGTGCAAAGTGGCGTGAGTTCAGCACCAACAATCCCTTCAAAGGCAGTTCCGGGGCTTCTgtggcagcagcagcggcggcagcggTGGCTGTGGTGGAGAGCATGGTGACGGCCACTGAAGTTGCACCACCACCTCCGCCTGTGGAGGTGCCCATCCGCAAGGCCAAGACCAAGGAGGGCAAAG GTCCCAATGCTCGGAGGAAGCCCAAGGGCAGCCCTCGTGTACCTGACGCCAAGAAGCCTAAACCCAAGAAAGTAGCTCCCCTGAAAATCAAGCTGGGAGGTTTTGGTTCTAAGCGTAAGAGATCCTCG AGTGAGGATGATGACTTAGATGTGGAGTCTGACTTCGATGATGCCAGCATCAATAGCTATTCCGTTTCTGATGGTTCTACTAGCCGTAGTAGCCGCAGCCGCAAGAAACTCCgaaccactaaaaagaaaaagaaag GCGAGGAGGAGGTGACTGCTGTGGATGGTTATGAGACAGACCACCAGGACTATTGCGAGGTGTGCCAGCAAGGCGGTGAGATCATCCTGTGTGATACCTGTCCCCGAGCCTACCACATGGTCTGCCTGGATCCGGATATGGAGAAGGCTCCTGAGGGCAAGTGGAGCTGTCCACATTGC GAGAAGGAAGGCATCCAGTGGGAGGCTAAAGAGGACAATTCAGAGGGTGAGGAGATCCTGGAAGAGGTTGGAGGAGACCCTGAAGAGGAGGATGACCACCATATGGAATTCTGTCGTGTCTGTAAAGATGGTGGGGAGCTGCTCTGCTGTGACACCTGTCCTTCATCCTATCACATCCACTGCCTGAACCCCCCACTTCCAGAGATTCCTAATGGTGAATGGCTCTGTCCCCGTTGTACG TGTCCAGCGCTTAAGGGCAAAGTTCAGAAGATTCTAATCTGGAAATGGGGGCAGCCACCATCTCCCACACCAGTGCCTCGGCCTCCAGATGCTGATCCCAATACTCCGTCTCCCAAGCCCCTGGAGGGGAGGCCAGAGCGGCAGTTCTTTGTGAAATGGCAAGGCATGTCTTACTGGCACTGCTCCTGGGTGTCTGAACTGCAG TTGGAGCTGCACTGTCAAGTGATGTTCCGAAACTATCAGCGGAAGAATGATATGGACGAACCGCCTTCCGGGGACTTTGGTGGTGATGAAGAGAAGAGCCGGAAGCGTAAGAACAAAGACCCTAAATTTGCAGAGATGGAGGAACGCTTCTATCGCTATGGCATAAAACCTGAGTGGATGATGATCCACCGAATTCTCAACCACAG TGTGGACAAAAAGGGCCATGTCCACTACTTGATCAAGTGGCGGGACTTGCCCTACGATCAGGCATCCTGGGAGagcgaggatgtggagatacAGGACTATGATCTGTTCAAGCAGAGCTACTGGAACCACAG GGAGTTAATGAGGGGTGAGGAAGGACGACCAGGCAAGAAGCTCAAGAAGGTGAAGCTGAGGAAGTTGGAGAGGCCTCCTGAAACTCCTACAGTGGAT CCGACAGTGAAGTATGAGCGGCAGCCAGAGTACCTGGATGCTACAGGTGGAACCCTGCACCCCTATCAGATGGAGGGCTTGAACTGGTTGCGCTTCTCCTGGGCTCAAGGCACCGATACTATCTTGGCTGATGAGATGGGCCTTGGGAAGACTGTCCAGACAGCAGTCTTCCTCTATTCTCTCTACAAAGAG GGTCATTCCAAGGGCCCCTTCCTAGTGAGTGCCCCTCTTTCTACCATCATCAACTGGGAGCGGGAGTTTGAAATGTGGGCTCCAGATATGTATGTGGTGACGTACGTGGGTGACAAAGACAGCCGTGCCATCATCCGAGAGAATGAGTTCTCCTTTGAAGACAACGCCATTCGTGGTGGCAAGAAAGCCTCTCGCATGAAG AAAGAGGCATCTGTAAAGTTCCATGTGCTGCTGACGTCCTATGAGCTGATTACCATCGACATGGCCATCTTGGGCTCCATTGACTGGGCCTGCCTCATCGTGGATGAGGCACACCGGCTCAAGAACAACCAGTCCAAG TTCTTCCGGGTGTTAAATGGTTACTCACTCCAACACAAGCTGTTGCTGACCGGGACTCCGTTACAAAACAATCTGGAAGAGTTGTTTCATCTGCTCAACTTTCTAACCCCTGAGAGGTTCCA caatttggaaggcttcttggaggagttTGCTGACATTGCCAAGGAGGACCAGATTAAAAAACTGCATGACATGCTGGGCCCTCATATGTTACGGCGGCTCAAAGCTGATGTGTTCAAGAACATGCCATCCAAGACAGAATTGATTGTGCGTGTGGAGCTGAGCCCTATGCAGAA GAAATACTACAAGTACATCCTTACTCGAAATTTTGAAGCGCTCAATGCTCGGGGTGGCGGCAACCAGGTGTCTCTGCTCAACGTGGTGATGGATCTGAAGAAGTGCTGCAACCACCCGTACCTCTTCCCCGTGGCCGCGATG GAAGCCCCTAAAATGCCCAATGGCATGTATGATGGCAGTGCCCTAATCCGAGCATCTGGGAAATTATTGCTGCTACAGAAGATGCTCAAGAACCTTAAGGAGGGCGGGCACCGCGTTCTCATCTTTTCTCAG ATGACCAAGATGCTGGACCTGTTGGAGGATTTTTTGGAACATGAAGGTTATAAGTATGAACGAATCGATGGTGGGATCACCGGGAACATGCGGCAAGAGGCCATTGACCGCTTCAATG CACCGGGTGCTCAACAGTTCTGCTTCTTGCTTTCCACTCGAGCTGGGGGCCTTGGAATCAATCTGGCCACTGCCGACACAGTTATTATCTATGACTCTGACTGGAACCCCCATAATGACATCCAG GCTTTTAGCAGAGCTCACCGTATTGGGCAGAATAAGAAGGTGATGATATATCGGTTCGTGACCCGCGCGTCCGTGGAGGAGCGCATCACGCAGGTGGCAAAGAAGAAGATGATGCTGACGCATCTAGTGGTTCGGCCTGGGCTGGGCTCCAAGACTGGATCCATGTCCAAGCAGGAGCTTGATGACATCCTCAAGTTTGGCACTGAGGAGCTATTTAAGGATGAAGCCACAGACGGAG GAGGAGACAACAAAGAGGGAGAAGATAGTAGTGTTATCCACTATGATGACAAGGCCATTGAACGACTTCTGGACCGTAATCAGGATGAGACAGAAGACACAGAACTGCAGGGCATGAATGAATATTTGAGCTCGTTCAAAGTGGCCCAGTACGTGGTGCGGGAAGAAGAGATGGGG gaggaagaggaggtagaACGAGAAAtcataaaacaggaagaaagtgTGGATCCTGACTACTGGGAGAAATTGCTGCGGCACCATTATGAGCAGCAGCAAGAAGATCTAGCCCGAAATCTgggcaaaggaaaaagaatccgTAAACAGGTCAACTACAATGATGGCTCCCAGGAGGACCGAG atTGGCAGGACGACCAGTCCGACAACCAGTCCGATTATTCAGTGGCCTCAGAGGAAGGTGATGAAGACTTTGATGAACGTTCAGAAG CTCCCCGCAGGCCCAGTCGCAAGGGCCTGCGGAATGATAAAGATAAGCCATTACCTCCTCTGTTGGCCCGTGTTGGTGGGAATATTGAA GTACTTGGTTTTAATGCTCGTCAGCGAAAAGCCTTTCTTAATGCAATTATGCGATATGGGATGCCTCCTCAGGATGCTTTTACCACCCAGTGGCTTGTGAGAGATCTGCGAGGCAAATCAGAGAAGGAGTTCAA GGCTTATGTATCTCTTTTCATGAGACATTTATGTGAGCCAGGAGCAGATGGGGCTGAGACCTTTGCTGATGGTGTCCCCCGAGAAGGCCTGTCTCGCCAGCATGTCCTTACTAGGATTGGTGTCATGTCCTTGATTCGAAAGAAG GTTCAGGAGTTTGAACATGTCAATGGGCGCTGGAGCATGCCTGAACTTGCTGAagtagaagaaaacaagaaaatgtccCAGCCAGGGTCTCCTTCTCCAAAGACTCCTACCCCCtccactccaggagatacacaacCCAATACCCCGGCACCTGCCCCACCTGCTG AGGATGGGATAAAAATAGAGGAGAATAGCCTCAAAGAAGAAGAGAGtgcagaaggagaaaaggaggttAAGTCTGCAGCCCCAGAGGCCACCGTTGAG tgtacacagccccctgcccctgcctcagaGGATGAAAAAGTCCTTGTTGAACctcctgagggagaggagaaagtagaaaaggcagaggtgaaagagagaacagaggaaCCGATGGAAACAGAACCCAAAG GTGTTGCTGACGTGGAGAAGGTAGAGGAAAAGTCAGCAGTAGATCTGACCCCCATTGTGGTAGAGGACAAAG aagagaagaaagaggaagaagagaaaaaagaggtgATGCTTCAGAATGGAGAGACCCCCAAGGACCTGAATGatgagaagcagaagaaaaatattaaacagcGTTTCATGTTCAACATCGCAGATGGTGGTTTTACTG AGTTACACTCCCTTTGGCAGAATGAGGAGCGGGCAGCCACTGTCACCAAGAAGACTTATGAGATCTGGCATCGGCGGCATGACTACTGGCTGCTGGCTGGCATCATAAA CCATGGCTATGCCCGGTGGCAGGACATCCAGAATGACCCACGCTATGCCATCCTCAATGAACCTTTCAAGGGTGAAATGAATCGTGGCAATTTCTTAGAGATCAAGAATAAGTTTCTAGCCCGAAGGTTCAAG CTCTTAGAACAAGCCCTGGTGATTGAGGAACAGCTGCGTCGGGCAGCTTACCTGAACATGTCAGAGGACCCCTCTCACCCCTCCATGGCCCTAAACACGCGCTTTGCTGAGGTGGAGTGTTTGGCAGAGAGTCACCAGCACCTGTCCAAGGAGTCAATGGCAGGAAACAAGCCAGCCAATGCGGTCCTGCACAAAGGTA TTCTGAAACAGCTAGAAGAACTGCTAAGTGACATGAAAGCCGATGTGACTCGACTCCCAGCTACTATTGCCCGGATTCCCCCAGTTGCCGTGAGGCTACAGATGTCAGAGCGTAACATCCTCAGCCGTCTGGCAAACCGAGCACCTGAACCTACTCCACAGCAG GTGGCCCAGCAGCAGTGA